In a genomic window of Thalassotalea piscium:
- a CDS encoding response regulator, with product MASLQPSELSILLIEPSDTQRKIIINHLKKHEINEVTSANNMISAKQVLARHQFDLIISSLYLEDGTALDLLNHIRSDERLAETPFMLVSSEHKRENLEEFKQSGVVAILPKPFTAEHLHSAINTTLDLLTTDEIELEHFDVHQIRVLLVDDSALARKFIKRVLNNLGLLKITEAADGSEAITLISENMYDLVVTDFNMPEVDGRELTRYIREKSQQSHIPILMVTSESNDAHLANIETDGVNALCDKPFEPEYVKQVLFRLLEH from the coding sequence ATGGCCAGTTTACAACCCAGTGAGTTATCAATTCTATTAATTGAGCCTTCTGACACTCAACGAAAAATAATTATTAACCACCTTAAAAAGCATGAGATCAACGAAGTAACCTCTGCTAATAATATGATCAGCGCTAAACAAGTTCTGGCAAGGCACCAATTTGATTTGATCATTAGTTCACTGTACCTTGAAGATGGAACAGCTTTGGATTTACTCAACCATATCAGATCTGATGAGCGACTAGCGGAAACTCCATTTATGCTGGTATCAAGCGAACATAAGCGAGAAAACCTGGAAGAGTTTAAGCAATCTGGTGTGGTTGCTATTTTACCTAAACCATTTACTGCTGAACATCTGCATAGTGCTATCAATACCACACTAGATCTACTCACTACTGATGAAATAGAGCTAGAACACTTTGATGTTCATCAAATCAGAGTACTTTTAGTTGATGATAGTGCATTAGCTCGAAAATTTATTAAGCGTGTACTCAATAACTTAGGTTTATTAAAAATAACAGAAGCGGCTGACGGTTCTGAAGCAATCACTTTAATTAGCGAAAATATGTATGATTTAGTCGTTACCGACTTTAATATGCCCGAGGTTGATGGCAGAGAGTTAACTCGATATATTCGAGAGAAGAGTCAACAATCGCATATTCCAATACTTATGGTAACCAGTGAAAGTAATGATGCACATCTAGCCAATATAGAAACCGATGGTGTTAACGCCTTATGTGATAAACCATTCGAGCCGGAATACGTAAAGCAAGTACTGTTTCGCTTACTTGAACACTAG
- a CDS encoding stress response translation initiation inhibitor YciH, which yields MSWQDQLSTLVYSTDSGKITPEKVTHITPSDGTAKVRRETKGRKGKGVIVISGLGLDAKALKALASELKKSCGTGGSVVGETIEVQGDKRDLIKQILEKNGFKVKFIGG from the coding sequence ATGTCTTGGCAAGATCAATTATCCACACTAGTTTACTCTACTGATTCAGGAAAAATAACACCTGAAAAAGTTACCCATATAACACCAAGTGACGGAACAGCAAAAGTTAGGCGAGAAACCAAAGGCCGTAAAGGAAAAGGAGTTATAGTGATTAGTGGCTTAGGTTTAGATGCTAAAGCACTTAAAGCACTTGCCAGCGAGCTCAAAAAAAGTTGTGGCACCGGTGGAAGCGTTGTAGGTGAAACAATAGAGGTCCAAGGTGACAAAAGAGATCTTATCAAGCAGATACTAGAAAAAAATGGATTTAAAGTAAAATTCATTGGCGGGTAG
- a CDS encoding electron transfer flavoprotein subunit alpha/FixB family protein: MSILVYAEHDNNELKTDTLKTVAAAQAIGGEIHLLVAGHNCSSVSEQAAKVNGVSKVLVADNAAYTHQLAENVSLLVVELASDYEHILATALSIGKNFMPRVAALLDVAQISDIIGVESADTFVRPIYAGNAIATVKSLDTKKVITVRSTAFDAVATDGGAEVIALSQATDAGTSSHVKDELTVSARPDLGAASVVISGGRGMQNGDNFKLLDGIADKLGAAIGASRAAVDAGFVPNDMQVGQTGKIVAPDLYIAVGISGAIQHLAGMKDSKVIVAINKDAEAPIFQVADYGIVADLFDVLPELEAKL; this comes from the coding sequence ATGAGTATTTTAGTATATGCAGAGCACGATAATAATGAACTAAAAACTGATACATTAAAAACAGTAGCAGCAGCCCAAGCAATTGGTGGCGAAATTCACCTATTAGTTGCAGGTCATAACTGCTCAAGCGTGTCTGAACAAGCAGCAAAAGTAAATGGTGTAAGCAAAGTATTAGTGGCCGACAATGCTGCTTATACTCATCAGTTAGCAGAAAATGTCAGCTTATTAGTAGTAGAATTAGCAAGTGACTATGAGCATATTTTAGCAACAGCTTTATCTATAGGTAAAAACTTTATGCCGAGAGTAGCTGCATTATTAGATGTTGCTCAAATCTCAGATATCATCGGTGTTGAGTCTGCAGATACTTTTGTTCGCCCTATCTATGCAGGTAATGCTATTGCAACGGTAAAAAGTTTAGATACTAAAAAAGTTATCACTGTTCGTTCTACTGCTTTTGATGCGGTAGCTACCGACGGTGGTGCAGAAGTTATTGCCCTTTCGCAAGCAACAGATGCCGGTACTTCAAGCCATGTAAAAGACGAGTTGACTGTATCAGCACGTCCAGACTTAGGCGCTGCAAGTGTGGTTATTTCAGGTGGTCGTGGAATGCAAAATGGTGATAACTTTAAGTTACTTGACGGCATTGCGGATAAATTAGGTGCGGCTATTGGTGCATCTCGCGCCGCGGTAGATGCTGGCTTTGTGCCAAATGACATGCAAGTTGGTCAAACAGGTAAAATTGTTGCTCCTGACTTATATATAGCTGTAGGTATCTCAGGTGCTATACAACACTTAGCAGGAATGAAAGACTCAAAAGTTATTGTGGCAATTAATAAAGATGCAGAAGCGCCTATCTTCCAAGTGGCTGATTATGGCATTGTTGCTGACTTATTTGATGTATTACCAGAGCTAGAAGCTAAGCTATAA
- a CDS encoding sigma 54-interacting transcriptional regulator: MKVEIKSSDRIGMSQEILAVFAEKSWNVKAIEVQRHLTFVYIDSETLDISEIAESLCHIVGVKGCKKIDLMPSELRENHLHTLLARVPDPIIDLDGNGKILALNRAASELFSPNNETIVGKLITQLADISLKNLYKPSEHSLSIKVFDDDFIADISPVMVNKKIKGAVLTLRSINKLGRQLSVIQSAVEQGIDNILGDSEIIKLVISQTLRFADLDLPVLIAGETGTGKELIARALHQSSKRKSSPFLSINCASLPEQLLESELFGYESGAFTGASKAGKPGLFELASGGTVFLDEIAEMSIYLQAKLLRFLQDYRFRRVGGTKEIIADIKIVSASHQNFSQLIEQKKFREDLYYRLNVLRLELPSLAKRIEDIPILVTHFVNNAATHVNQIVPKVTDGAMSALKSYHWPGNIRQLENTIFRLVALNNNLEITATDVSAILYDQEGSETVKKLHKEEFKDWASAQAAFEKQLLRELYPLYPTTRKLAQRLNVSHNKIAMKLRTYNIV, translated from the coding sequence ATGAAAGTTGAAATAAAATCTTCTGATAGAATAGGAATGAGCCAAGAAATTCTTGCTGTTTTTGCTGAGAAATCTTGGAATGTTAAAGCTATTGAAGTTCAGCGACACTTAACCTTTGTTTATATTGATAGCGAAACACTAGATATTAGCGAGATTGCTGAATCTCTCTGCCACATAGTAGGTGTTAAAGGGTGTAAAAAAATAGATTTAATGCCCTCAGAGTTACGAGAAAATCACTTACATACGCTACTCGCTAGAGTTCCCGATCCTATTATTGATTTGGATGGTAATGGTAAAATATTAGCTCTCAATCGTGCTGCCTCTGAGCTTTTTTCGCCGAATAATGAAACGATTGTGGGGAAGTTAATAACTCAATTGGCTGATATTAGTCTAAAAAACTTATATAAACCGAGTGAGCATAGCTTATCAATTAAAGTGTTTGATGATGATTTTATTGCAGACATAAGTCCAGTAATGGTTAATAAAAAAATAAAGGGAGCAGTGTTAACTCTACGTTCAATTAATAAATTGGGACGACAACTATCAGTTATCCAATCCGCTGTTGAACAGGGCATAGACAACATACTTGGTGATTCAGAAATAATTAAACTTGTAATATCGCAAACATTACGATTTGCAGATCTCGACTTACCGGTGTTGATTGCAGGAGAAACAGGCACTGGTAAAGAATTGATTGCTAGGGCACTTCATCAGTCGAGTAAGCGAAAAAGTAGCCCATTCCTTTCAATTAACTGCGCAAGTTTACCTGAGCAACTATTGGAGAGTGAATTATTTGGCTATGAGTCGGGCGCATTTACCGGAGCGAGTAAAGCAGGCAAACCGGGTTTGTTTGAATTAGCCTCTGGGGGAACAGTATTTCTAGATGAAATAGCTGAAATGTCGATATATTTACAAGCTAAGTTATTACGATTTCTTCAAGATTACCGTTTTAGAAGGGTAGGCGGGACAAAAGAAATAATAGCAGACATTAAAATAGTAAGTGCGAGCCATCAAAATTTTAGCCAGTTAATAGAGCAAAAAAAGTTTAGAGAAGACTTATACTATCGTTTAAATGTACTTAGACTTGAATTACCGTCGTTAGCCAAAAGAATTGAAGATATCCCTATATTGGTAACACATTTTGTTAATAATGCAGCTACCCATGTCAATCAAATTGTTCCTAAAGTAACTGATGGCGCGATGTCAGCCTTAAAGTCATATCATTGGCCTGGCAATATCAGGCAATTAGAGAATACAATTTTTAGGTTAGTTGCATTAAATAATAACCTAGAAATAACTGCTACTGATGTAAGTGCTATTTTATATGACCAGGAAGGCAGTGAGACAGTAAAAAAACTTCATAAAGAAGAATTTAAAGATTGGGCAAGCGCTCAAGCTGCTTTTGAGAAACAATTACTTAGAGAGCTTTACCCACTTTATCCGACAACGCGTAAGCTTGCACAAAGGCTTAATGTTTCACACAATAAAATTGCAATGAAGTTGCGCACTTATAATATTGTGTAA
- a CDS encoding electron transfer flavoprotein subunit beta/FixA family protein has protein sequence MKVLVPVKRVIDYNVKVRVKADNSDVDLANVKMAINPFCEIAVEEAVRLKEAGTATEVIAVSIGDKACQEQLRTALALGADRAIHIETDQKLDSLNIAKLLQKVVEEEQPQLVILGKQSIDSDNNQTGQMLAALTGLAQGTFASEVKVEGDKVNVTREVDGGLQTVALNLPAIVTTDLRLNEPRYASLPNIMKAKRKPLDVKSAADFGIDLAPRSTLVKVAAPSERQAGIVVETVDELIEKLKNEAKVIS, from the coding sequence ATGAAAGTACTAGTCCCCGTTAAACGCGTTATCGACTATAACGTCAAAGTTCGCGTAAAAGCAGACAATTCTGACGTAGATCTGGCCAACGTAAAAATGGCAATTAACCCATTTTGTGAAATAGCTGTAGAAGAAGCAGTTCGATTAAAAGAAGCAGGAACTGCTACTGAGGTTATCGCTGTATCGATAGGTGATAAAGCCTGCCAAGAGCAATTACGTACTGCACTGGCGTTAGGCGCAGATCGCGCTATACATATTGAAACAGATCAAAAGTTGGATTCTTTAAATATTGCTAAGCTATTACAAAAGGTAGTTGAAGAAGAGCAACCTCAACTGGTTATATTAGGTAAGCAATCAATTGACAGTGACAACAATCAAACAGGTCAAATGCTTGCGGCATTAACAGGCTTAGCGCAAGGCACTTTTGCTTCTGAAGTTAAAGTAGAGGGCGACAAAGTGAATGTAACTCGTGAAGTTGACGGCGGATTACAAACAGTTGCATTAAACTTACCAGCCATTGTAACAACAGACTTACGTTTAAATGAGCCTCGTTATGCTTCATTACCTAATATTATGAAAGCAAAACGCAAGCCGCTAGACGTTAAATCAGCTGCTGATTTTGGGATTGATTTAGCCCCTAGATCAACACTAGTAAAAGTTGCAGCCCCATCTGAACGTCAAGCAGGTATCGTGGTAGAAACTGTTGACGAATTAATTGAAAAACTAAAAAATGAAGCTAAGGTGATCTCATGA